From Methanoculleus oceani, a single genomic window includes:
- the thiE gene encoding thiamine phosphate synthase yields MAYDLYVITDETIGRGLSHAELARRAVAGGADAVQLRDKRLSGRKLFDAASEIREVTHDAGALFIVNDRLDVALAVGADGVHLGESDLPIGHARRLAPPGFVIGASVGSVATAVRAREEGADYVALSPTFATGSKDDAGPGHGLAVLSAIRAAVPLPLVAIGGITAGNVSDVIAAGADGVAVISAIVGQEDVTAAARDLRNRIAVAKAGRR; encoded by the coding sequence ATGGCGTATGACCTCTACGTGATCACCGACGAGACGATCGGCCGCGGCCTCTCGCACGCGGAGCTCGCCCGCCGGGCCGTCGCCGGCGGCGCGGACGCGGTCCAGCTCCGCGACAAGAGACTCTCCGGCCGGAAGCTCTTCGATGCGGCCTCCGAAATCCGCGAGGTCACCCATGACGCCGGAGCGCTCTTCATCGTGAACGACCGCCTGGACGTGGCCCTCGCGGTCGGTGCGGACGGGGTCCACCTCGGGGAGAGCGACCTCCCCATCGGGCATGCGCGGCGGCTCGCCCCACCGGGGTTCGTCATCGGGGCCTCGGTGGGGTCCGTCGCGACAGCAGTCCGGGCACGGGAGGAGGGGGCCGACTACGTGGCGCTCAGCCCGACGTTTGCGACCGGATCAAAGGACGATGCGGGCCCGGGCCACGGGCTTGCCGTGCTCTCGGCGATCCGGGCCGCAGTCCCCCTCCCCCTCGTCGCGATCGGCGGGATCACCGCGGGGAACGTCTCCGACGTCATCGCCGCGGGAGCAGACGGGGTTGCGGTGATATCTGCGATCGTCGGGCAGGAGGACGTCACCGCCGCCGCACGCGACCTCCGGAACCGGATCGCTGTTGCGAAGGCCGGCAGGCGCTAA
- a CDS encoding rubredoxin encodes MDSYRCGLCGYVYFPAIGDTDHGVKPGTAFEDLPETWKCPRCGAAKSRFVKI; translated from the coding sequence ATGGATTCATACCGATGCGGCCTCTGCGGCTACGTCTACTTCCCGGCAATTGGCGACACCGACCACGGCGTCAAGCCTGGCACTGCGTTTGAGGACCTGCCCGAAACCTGGAAATGCCCCCGGTGCGGCGCGGCGAAGAGCCGGTTTGTGAAGATCTGA
- a CDS encoding PAS domain S-box protein, with protein sequence MSTPPGTTRTGADPTRRDEETQGISAEVERLVRERTAELLEENEALRQEVGELKQAGEVLKKAYTELDDRVRERTTELERANTRLLVEIEERKRTEEVLRESKERFIAFMDNSPAGAWMKDEQGHLVYLNKTLEAHFKARLQVWRGKTDFELWPLQVAEQFRENDLTVLKEGRVIEVVEETPNPEGGSTYWWNFKFPFQDASGKTYVGGIGIDITAWKRTGAALQESEEKYRNLVELAPEPIAVHRQGKVVYVNPPCVALFGAERRDDLIGKPTLQFVHPDDHEVVKGRIRQMAEKDTTAPLIIERFVKLDGQVIDVEVVATPIMYENMPSVMVLFRDISERKQAEAKLRAVMEREHLRATELDATLASIASGVIIYDTTGAIVRVNEAVRKMIDRTSISLDPIHFEERQAGFGVLREDGTLLSLEATPYYRALRGETVQGEEVMVTRLDREPLWVDTSAAPIRDGGGAIVGAIAILTDITERKRAEAALQRYAENLGRLHHDLETSNREANLYLDILTHDIGNTENVSNLYADLLIESLNGEAAGYVKKLQRSVQKSIEILGTVSTIRRIHRAKTELKPMDLDAAVRGVMEGYPDSIFFYHGAHHQVEADDLLTVVFNNLIGNAVKFGGPEVVVTVRTEQDDGFVRVSVEDTGPGVPDKGKQEIFQLYEMKKRGVGKGLGLYLVQILVERYGGKIWVEDRVPGRPGEGAAFKFTLRPAL encoded by the coding sequence ATGTCCACACCCCCAGGAACTACTCGGACGGGAGCCGATCCCACCAGACGCGACGAAGAGACGCAGGGTATCTCCGCCGAAGTAGAGCGGCTCGTTCGCGAGCGGACTGCCGAACTCCTGGAAGAGAATGAAGCGCTTCGGCAAGAGGTTGGGGAACTCAAGCAAGCCGGAGAAGTGCTGAAAAAGGCCTATACCGAGCTCGACGACCGTGTCAGGGAACGGACGACTGAACTGGAGCGCGCCAATACCCGGCTCTTAGTCGAGATCGAGGAGCGTAAGCGAACCGAAGAAGTCCTCCGAGAAAGCAAGGAACGGTTCATAGCATTCATGGATAACAGCCCCGCAGGCGCCTGGATGAAAGACGAACAGGGGCACCTCGTATACTTAAATAAAACCTTAGAGGCCCATTTCAAAGCCCGACTCCAGGTATGGCGGGGTAAGACGGATTTTGAACTATGGCCTCTGCAGGTCGCCGAGCAGTTCCGGGAGAATGACCTGACCGTCCTCAAGGAGGGCAGGGTCATCGAGGTCGTGGAGGAGACGCCCAACCCGGAAGGCGGTTCTACCTATTGGTGGAACTTCAAGTTTCCCTTCCAGGACGCTTCGGGTAAAACGTATGTGGGGGGCATCGGGATCGATATCACCGCCTGGAAGCGGACCGGGGCGGCATTGCAGGAGAGCGAGGAGAAGTACCGGAACCTCGTAGAACTCGCGCCGGAGCCGATCGCAGTCCATCGTCAGGGTAAAGTTGTCTACGTCAATCCTCCCTGCGTCGCGCTCTTCGGTGCAGAGAGACGGGACGATCTCATCGGTAAACCGACCCTCCAGTTTGTCCATCCGGACGACCATGAAGTGGTCAAAGGACGTATCCGCCAGATGGCGGAAAAGGATACGACCGCGCCTCTGATCATAGAGAGGTTCGTAAAACTCGACGGTCAGGTCATCGACGTCGAGGTCGTTGCTACCCCGATAATGTACGAAAACATGCCTTCAGTGATGGTCCTCTTCCGGGACATCAGCGAGCGCAAGCAGGCTGAGGCGAAACTCCGTGCCGTCATGGAAAGGGAGCATTTGAGAGCCACCGAGCTGGATGCGACTCTTGCATCGATCGCATCGGGCGTCATCATCTACGATACCACCGGGGCTATCGTTCGGGTGAACGAAGCGGTGCGTAAGATGATCGACAGAACATCGATATCTCTCGATCCTATCCATTTCGAGGAGCGCCAGGCGGGTTTTGGGGTCCTGCGGGAGGATGGGACGCTGCTCTCTCTCGAGGCGACCCCCTACTACCGGGCGTTGCGCGGAGAGACCGTGCAGGGAGAAGAGGTGATGGTTACCCGCCTGGACCGAGAACCGCTCTGGGTGGACACGTCGGCAGCTCCTATCCGCGATGGCGGCGGTGCTATCGTCGGGGCCATTGCCATCCTCACGGACATCACCGAGCGGAAGCGGGCTGAGGCAGCGCTTCAGCGATATGCAGAGAACCTGGGCCGTCTCCACCACGATCTGGAGACCTCGAATCGGGAGGCGAACCTCTACCTGGATATCCTCACCCACGACATCGGGAACACCGAGAACGTCTCGAACCTCTACGCCGACCTGCTCATCGAGTCCCTGAATGGAGAGGCAGCCGGATACGTGAAGAAACTGCAGCGCAGCGTCCAGAAGAGCATCGAGATCCTGGGCACCGTCTCCACTATCCGCCGGATCCATCGGGCGAAGACCGAGCTGAAACCGATGGATCTTGATGCCGCAGTCCGGGGGGTAATGGAAGGCTATCCCGACAGTATCTTCTTCTATCACGGCGCGCATCACCAGGTCGAGGCCGATGACCTTCTCACCGTGGTCTTCAACAACCTCATCGGCAACGCCGTCAAGTTCGGTGGTCCCGAAGTCGTAGTCACCGTCCGGACGGAACAGGATGACGGGTTCGTCCGGGTATCGGTCGAGGATACCGGTCCGGGTGTCCCGGATAAAGGTAAGCAGGAGATCTTCCAGCTGTACGAAATGAAGAAGCGAGGTGTCGGTAAGGGACTCGGTCTCTACCTGGTACAGATCCTCGTGGAACGCTACGGCGGCAAGATCTGGGTCGAGGACCGGGTGCCGGGCCGCCCGGGAGAAGGCGCGGCGTTCAAATTCACATTGAGACCTGCCCTGTAA
- a CDS encoding ATP-binding protein produces MELVIGKNGDRDVAVDAQELVTGRTCVIAQSGAGKSWGIAVLCEQLLQARVGFCLIDTEGEYSSLRDRFPLLWIGSSDDCDVDIGQANLRELMQNAICSRTAVIFDVSEVNMQERVSYLAEVLYDLASELKQPFLLIVEEADKFIPQSGESIKKIEEISRRGRKRGLGLLVATQRPSLVTKNVLSQCNSQILGKLSIENDLKAVSLFFPSRKEAGELADLEPGEFFVMGKLSGEMTKMRFGARLCEHRGLTPKLVPAQPVRPAEPPRAEPCGGAAREEPAVPPAITDVANTPDAADATNAVIPVLLREEALDIAKAKRKRRFLILEPEERIVSGERVYRPLHRVEIRYIGGLIRKATKTASFVIDALTGCIVEVDRGLKVRPGFSELLGLDEAAVKIVAGLANGGSTLVEIEADTHLSPAVVKKAIKSLAEAKLITEMKTVGDTRVYVPLLADEVPAFSALRPGTDLPMEPLREEPLEAKVTESSLRIILKGLEPTAEIVGFDTIYYPVYLIRFASDRGERSIVLDGCTGKELLFPTS; encoded by the coding sequence GCGACCGCGACGTCGCCGTCGATGCCCAGGAGCTCGTCACGGGCAGGACCTGTGTCATCGCGCAGTCGGGTGCCGGGAAGAGCTGGGGCATCGCGGTTCTCTGCGAGCAACTCCTGCAGGCGCGTGTGGGGTTCTGCCTCATCGATACGGAGGGGGAGTACTCTTCGCTCAGGGACCGGTTCCCCCTCCTCTGGATCGGTTCCAGCGATGACTGCGACGTGGATATCGGGCAGGCGAACCTCCGGGAACTGATGCAGAACGCGATCTGTTCCCGGACGGCGGTGATCTTCGACGTCTCGGAGGTCAATATGCAGGAACGGGTCTCCTACCTCGCGGAAGTTCTCTACGACCTTGCGAGCGAGTTAAAGCAGCCGTTCCTGCTGATCGTGGAGGAGGCGGACAAGTTCATTCCCCAGTCGGGGGAATCCATCAAAAAGATCGAGGAGATCTCCCGCCGGGGGCGCAAACGCGGGCTCGGCCTCTTAGTCGCGACCCAGCGACCGTCACTCGTGACAAAGAACGTCCTCTCGCAATGCAACAGCCAGATCCTCGGGAAGCTCTCGATCGAGAACGACTTGAAAGCGGTCAGCCTCTTCTTTCCGTCCAGGAAAGAGGCCGGAGAACTCGCGGATCTTGAGCCCGGGGAGTTCTTCGTGATGGGTAAACTCTCGGGGGAGATGACGAAGATGCGCTTTGGGGCCCGGCTCTGCGAGCACCGGGGGCTGACGCCCAAACTCGTGCCCGCGCAGCCGGTCAGGCCGGCCGAACCGCCCCGGGCCGAACCGTGCGGCGGCGCCGCCCGGGAAGAGCCGGCGGTGCCGCCCGCTATCACGGATGTTGCGAATACCCCGGATGCCGCGGATGCTACAAATGCAGTGATCCCGGTACTTCTCCGCGAGGAGGCGCTCGATATCGCGAAGGCCAAACGAAAACGCCGGTTCCTGATCCTGGAGCCTGAAGAGCGGATCGTCTCGGGAGAGCGGGTCTACCGACCGCTTCACAGGGTGGAGATCCGCTACATCGGCGGGCTCATCCGCAAAGCGACGAAGACGGCGTCGTTCGTCATTGACGCGCTCACCGGCTGCATAGTCGAGGTGGACCGGGGGCTGAAGGTCAGGCCGGGGTTCTCGGAGCTCCTGGGGCTCGACGAGGCCGCAGTGAAGATCGTTGCAGGGCTCGCGAACGGCGGCTCGACACTGGTCGAGATCGAGGCCGACACACACCTTTCGCCCGCCGTGGTGAAGAAGGCGATAAAGAGCCTTGCGGAGGCGAAACTCATCACCGAGATGAAGACGGTAGGCGACACGAGGGTCTACGTGCCCCTGCTGGCAGACGAGGTTCCGGCGTTTTCTGCCCTCCGGCCGGGGACCGACCTCCCGATGGAACCCCTCCGGGAGGAACCTCTCGAAGCGAAGGTCACGGAATCCTCTCTCCGGATCATCCTGAAGGGACTTGAGCCGACGGCGGAGATCGTCGGGTTCGACACGATCTACTACCCGGTCTACCTGATCCGGTTCGCATCGGATCGCGGAGAACGCTCGATCGTCCTCGACGGCTGCACGGGAAAGGAACTTCTCTTCCCGACATCGTGA
- a CDS encoding nuclear transport factor 2 family protein, producing MKDLLTVLLDIEKRAWEAADTRDVEFYRDYLAPEALVVSPPGILSREGILEDLTQNPHELPAYTLRDPKVVPLGEESAVLVYTVSFGGQTLFVSTAYTRNDGRWRAAFHQRTPASPVTEPAD from the coding sequence ATGAAAGACCTGTTGACGGTTCTGCTGGATATCGAGAAGCGGGCCTGGGAGGCTGCCGACACCCGGGACGTGGAGTTCTACCGTGATTATCTCGCGCCGGAAGCCCTTGTCGTCAGCCCCCCGGGCATCCTCTCCCGGGAGGGGATTCTCGAGGATCTCACACAGAACCCCCATGAACTGCCCGCGTACACCCTCAGGGACCCGAAGGTCGTGCCCCTCGGGGAGGAGAGCGCCGTTCTCGTCTACACCGTCTCTTTCGGCGGGCAGACGCTCTTTGTATCGACCGCGTATACACGGAACGACGGCCGGTGGCGGGCGGCCTTCCACCAGCGGACGCCTGCTTCTCCTGTGACCGAACCGGCGGATTAG
- a CDS encoding rubredoxin, whose protein sequence is MMDSYRCGLCGYVYNPRAGEPGHGIEPRTEFGDLPENWACSRCGAEKNLFRKV, encoded by the coding sequence ATGATGGATTCATACCGGTGCGGACTCTGCGGCTACGTCTACAACCCCAGGGCCGGCGAGCCCGGCCACGGTATCGAGCCCCGCACGGAGTTTGGAGACCTGCCCGAGAACTGGGCATGCTCCCGGTGCGGTGCGGAGAAGAACCTGTTTCGGAAGGTGTAA
- a CDS encoding PAS domain S-box protein, which translates to MYRCFDELDDAVVILDRDNTVALLNRSFRETFGIGSEVTHGMETGDLIVRHLAPLIEEEDTAGQVLEALRCRREVAHAACRMRTSTGEVRWFSFSCRVMSDEPYAGMVLARFRDVTPERDEAARIKPGSVYTCIGELIPYGTWTCEPDGTALYISPSFLDLTGRTLEDCRRQGWMECIPLKDAAAARAEWKRCLDSGCQWDHELEIPEPGGGYRTILSRGAPVRDGHGRIVLWAGVNLDVTARRQAERLAATRVAQQAAIAALGQLALAGAEPPELMNAVIRAVTEHLEVECAKVLRYLPEEDLFILEAAVGFSGVRIGTEKVNGGTDSQAGYTLLSRKPVIVEDFDAETRFRGPALLRNEGILSGISVIVQGDEAPYGVLGAHTRTLRRFTLDDINFVQAAANVLAQGIKRKTAEEALKKSEEKFREIAQRSFDMIYTCYHDGGITYISPAVIRILGYTPRELIGCRCRDYVSPLSRAAWEEGQAKMARGEPVEGLEVEFRRKDGTTAFVELNESPIVEHGKVVGVQAVGRDITERKQIEQLHREAFRQIERNIEQFAVLGDHIRQPLQVTLGRAELLDDEETAAVIRDQVERINGYIRQLDQGWVESRMVREFLRRHDRE; encoded by the coding sequence GTGTACCGCTGCTTTGACGAACTGGACGACGCCGTCGTCATTCTTGACCGTGACAACACCGTTGCGCTGCTGAACCGGTCGTTTCGGGAGACGTTCGGGATCGGCAGTGAAGTGACCCACGGTATGGAGACAGGCGACCTCATCGTCCGCCACCTTGCGCCGCTCATCGAGGAGGAAGATACTGCCGGCCAGGTGCTCGAGGCGCTCCGGTGCCGGCGGGAGGTAGCGCACGCCGCCTGCCGGATGCGAACCTCCACCGGTGAGGTGCGCTGGTTCTCCTTCTCGTGCCGGGTGATGTCCGACGAGCCGTACGCCGGGATGGTGCTCGCCCGGTTCCGGGACGTAACCCCCGAACGCGACGAAGCAGCGCGGATCAAGCCCGGATCGGTCTATACCTGCATCGGTGAACTGATTCCCTACGGCACCTGGACCTGCGAGCCGGACGGCACTGCACTCTACATCTCGCCCTCATTCCTCGATCTGACGGGAAGGACGCTCGAGGACTGCCGGCGCCAGGGATGGATGGAATGCATACCGCTCAAGGACGCGGCAGCGGCACGCGCCGAATGGAAACGGTGCCTCGATTCCGGGTGCCAGTGGGACCACGAACTCGAGATTCCTGAACCCGGGGGAGGGTATCGCACCATTCTCTCCCGGGGTGCCCCCGTCCGTGACGGGCACGGGAGGATAGTCCTCTGGGCCGGGGTCAACCTCGACGTCACCGCGAGAAGACAGGCCGAGCGCCTCGCCGCCACCCGGGTTGCACAACAGGCGGCCATCGCGGCGCTGGGCCAGCTGGCTCTTGCAGGGGCTGAGCCTCCCGAACTGATGAACGCCGTGATCCGGGCGGTGACCGAGCACCTGGAGGTCGAGTGTGCCAAAGTGCTCCGGTACCTGCCCGAAGAGGATCTCTTCATCCTCGAGGCGGCGGTGGGGTTCAGCGGAGTCCGGATCGGTACCGAGAAAGTGAACGGGGGAACCGACTCCCAGGCGGGGTATACGCTTCTCTCCCGCAAACCGGTGATCGTCGAAGACTTCGACGCCGAGACCCGGTTCCGGGGCCCGGCCCTCCTCCGGAACGAGGGGATCTTAAGCGGCATCAGCGTCATCGTCCAGGGTGACGAGGCGCCGTACGGGGTGCTCGGCGCCCATACCCGGACCCTGCGCAGGTTCACCCTGGACGACATCAACTTCGTCCAGGCGGCCGCAAACGTTCTGGCGCAGGGGATCAAGCGAAAAACAGCCGAAGAGGCGCTCAAAAAGAGCGAGGAGAAGTTCCGCGAGATCGCGCAACGGAGTTTCGATATGATCTACACCTGCTATCACGACGGCGGGATCACCTACATCTCCCCGGCCGTGATCCGCATCCTCGGCTACACCCCGCGAGAACTCATCGGCTGCAGGTGTCGCGACTACGTCAGCCCCCTCTCTCGTGCCGCGTGGGAGGAAGGGCAGGCGAAGATGGCCAGGGGCGAGCCGGTCGAGGGGCTCGAGGTCGAGTTCCGCCGCAAAGACGGGACGACAGCGTTCGTTGAACTGAACGAATCCCCGATCGTGGAGCACGGAAAAGTTGTCGGCGTCCAGGCAGTCGGCAGGGACATCACCGAGCGGAAACAGATCGAGCAGCTTCACCGGGAGGCATTCAGGCAGATCGAACGAAACATCGAACAGTTTGCCGTCCTCGGCGACCACATCCGCCAGCCCCTGCAGGTGACCCTGGGGAGAGCGGAACTGCTGGATGACGAGGAGACGGCAGCGGTCATCCGCGACCAGGTCGAGCGGATCAACGGGTACATCAGACAGCTGGACCAGGGGTGGGTGGAGTCCCGGATGGTCCGCGAGTTCCTCCGGCGGCACGACCGGGAGTGA
- the thiM gene encoding hydroxyethylthiazole kinase, with amino-acid sequence MPTNTVDNSPTRLMDGAITAALLAAVREQRPLVHHITNSVTINDCANITISAGAAPVMAEAAEEVADMVAAAGALVLNIGTLSAAQVDAMLIAGRRANDLGVPVVLDPVGAGATPFRTATVRRLLDALDIAVLKGNAGEIGVLAGTGGSVRGVDSGGVTGDPVETARECARATGTVVAMTGAVDVVTDGKRVYLVKNGNPAMDRLSGTGCMAASVTGAFVAVADDCAVASAAALAAFGRAGERAAAGARGPYSFRTALFDELAGLTFEDLAGHARVEEPYGV; translated from the coding sequence ATGCCGACCAATACTGTGGATAACTCTCCGACACGCCTCATGGACGGCGCGATCACCGCCGCCCTCCTCGCCGCCGTGCGGGAACAGCGGCCGCTTGTGCACCATATCACGAACAGCGTCACGATCAACGACTGCGCGAACATCACGATCTCTGCCGGGGCCGCCCCGGTGATGGCCGAGGCGGCCGAGGAGGTCGCCGATATGGTCGCCGCCGCCGGCGCCCTCGTCCTGAACATCGGGACGCTCTCGGCGGCGCAGGTCGACGCCATGCTCATCGCCGGCCGCCGGGCAAACGATCTCGGGGTCCCGGTCGTCCTCGACCCCGTCGGTGCGGGGGCGACGCCGTTCCGGACCGCGACCGTACGGCGCCTCCTCGACGCCCTCGATATCGCCGTCCTGAAGGGGAACGCCGGGGAGATCGGCGTCCTCGCCGGGACCGGCGGGAGTGTCCGGGGGGTGGACTCCGGCGGGGTCACGGGCGACCCCGTCGAGACGGCGCGGGAGTGCGCCCGGGCGACCGGGACCGTGGTGGCGATGACGGGAGCAGTCGACGTCGTCACCGATGGAAAACGTGTGTATCTGGTCAAAAACGGCAACCCGGCGATGGACCGGCTCTCCGGGACGGGGTGCATGGCAGCTTCGGTCACCGGGGCGTTCGTCGCGGTTGCAGACGACTGTGCGGTTGCGTCGGCGGCGGCGCTCGCGGCCTTCGGCCGGGCGGGGGAGCGGGCCGCGGCGGGGGCACGCGGGCCCTACTCGTTCCGGACGGCACTCTTCGATGAACTTGCCGGGCTTACCTTCGAAGACCTTGCCGGGCATGCACGGGTTGAGGAACCGTATGGCGTATGA
- a CDS encoding thiamine S protein — protein MLCRFTLIPDGSVLVYQVRPGDTYETALLSFGLNPDAALIFFRGRSLPQDKKIEEEEVGIFLTSSRG, from the coding sequence ATGCTCTGTCGATTCACCCTTATCCCTGACGGCAGCGTGCTGGTCTACCAGGTGCGGCCGGGGGACACCTACGAGACCGCCCTCCTCTCCTTCGGGCTCAACCCGGATGCGGCGTTAATCTTTTTCCGCGGAAGGAGCCTGCCGCAGGATAAAAAAATCGAGGAGGAGGAGGTCGGCATCTTCCTGACCTCCTCACGTGGATGA
- the thsA gene encoding thermosome subunit alpha: MLAGQPIIILRENVERTRGFEAQRSNIMAAKAIAAAVRTTLGPRGMDKMLVSSSGDVVITNDGATILHEMSVQHPGAKLVVEVAETQDGEVGDGTTTATVLVGSLMEEAERLLAQEVHPTIIANGYQLGMEKALLLLDDLAITVGFGDRDDLLKIADTAMTGKSIEAVKDKISGIVVDAVRQVATETGKGTYIVDEDDVKIKMQVGDSMHDAELIRGIVIDKKRVFEQMPTKVTDAKVALLALPLEITKTQVKSKIKITSSDQMKAFSEQERASLRKLADQVVASGANVVLCQKGIADAVQYYLAKHGIYAIEDVKEEDMKFAAKALCGTIVNKPEELNAATLGHAEATREVPDADLTIISGCDNPKAVTILLRGTSQLLLDELERAVYDGCRVVQDAIEDGKFVVGGGSVETELQLRIRDYAATVGGRVQLAIEAFANAFEVIPKTLAENSGFDTIDKVVALRKAHADGAKHAGLNVYTGEVVDMREAGVIEPLRVKTQAIKSATETTMLLVRVDDMMVTQSGRPGAQ, encoded by the coding sequence ATGCTTGCTGGACAGCCCATCATTATTTTACGGGAAAATGTTGAGCGCACGCGCGGATTCGAGGCGCAGCGCTCGAATATCATGGCTGCAAAGGCAATTGCGGCCGCCGTTCGGACGACGCTCGGTCCCCGGGGAATGGACAAGATGCTGGTCAGCTCCAGCGGTGACGTGGTGATCACGAACGACGGAGCAACCATCCTGCACGAGATGTCCGTGCAGCACCCCGGCGCCAAACTGGTCGTCGAGGTTGCAGAGACCCAGGACGGCGAGGTCGGCGACGGCACCACAACCGCGACCGTACTCGTCGGGTCGCTGATGGAAGAGGCGGAGAGACTGCTCGCCCAGGAGGTTCATCCCACGATCATCGCAAACGGCTACCAGCTCGGCATGGAGAAGGCCCTTCTGCTCCTCGACGATCTGGCCATCACCGTCGGGTTCGGCGACCGCGACGACCTCTTGAAGATCGCCGACACCGCCATGACCGGCAAGTCCATCGAAGCGGTCAAGGACAAGATCTCCGGCATCGTGGTGGACGCGGTGCGGCAGGTCGCCACCGAGACGGGCAAGGGCACCTACATCGTGGACGAGGACGACGTCAAGATCAAGATGCAGGTCGGCGACTCGATGCATGACGCCGAACTGATCCGGGGTATCGTCATCGACAAGAAGCGCGTCTTCGAGCAGATGCCTACCAAAGTCACGGACGCTAAAGTAGCCCTGCTCGCCCTGCCGCTCGAGATCACGAAGACCCAGGTGAAGTCGAAGATCAAGATCACCTCCTCCGACCAGATGAAGGCGTTCTCCGAGCAGGAGCGGGCGTCTCTCCGGAAACTTGCCGACCAGGTCGTTGCCTCCGGCGCAAACGTCGTCCTCTGCCAGAAGGGGATCGCCGATGCGGTGCAGTACTACCTCGCCAAACACGGCATCTACGCCATCGAAGACGTGAAGGAGGAGGATATGAAGTTCGCCGCGAAAGCGCTCTGCGGCACCATCGTCAACAAGCCCGAAGAACTCAACGCAGCGACGCTCGGCCACGCGGAAGCGACCCGGGAGGTCCCTGATGCCGACCTGACGATCATTTCCGGCTGCGACAACCCGAAGGCCGTCACGATCCTCCTGCGGGGCACTTCCCAGCTGCTGCTGGACGAACTCGAGCGGGCGGTCTACGACGGATGCCGGGTCGTTCAGGACGCCATCGAGGACGGCAAGTTCGTCGTCGGCGGCGGTTCGGTGGAGACCGAACTCCAGCTCCGCATCCGCGACTACGCCGCAACTGTCGGCGGGCGGGTCCAGCTTGCCATCGAGGCGTTTGCGAACGCGTTCGAGGTTATCCCGAAGACACTCGCGGAGAACTCCGGGTTCGACACGATCGACAAGGTCGTCGCCCTGAGGAAGGCCCACGCCGACGGCGCGAAGCACGCCGGGCTCAACGTCTACACCGGCGAGGTTGTGGACATGCGCGAGGCCGGCGTCATCGAGCCCCTGCGGGTGAAGACCCAGGCGATCAAGAGCGCGACCGAGACGACCATGCTCCTCGTCCGGGTCGACGACATGATGGTCACCCAGTCCGGAAGACCGGGCGCACAGTAA
- a CDS encoding RimK/LysX family protein — METDEIREELAFAAAEAALADRFGIPADALVPLLFSLRYGGDWSYAADGLTAISAVTKTTVYDEESRTGYSLEEIYLFVDPVLLDREGTVHRLEKCGNAPVRLLVKRPYRVRLAARRAIRMTVHPLERTIRTEDLGAVEMAFSGSTAYGIDHEMEHLAGREIRGEGLRIFRFG, encoded by the coding sequence ATGGAGACCGACGAGATCCGGGAAGAACTCGCTTTTGCCGCCGCGGAGGCCGCCCTCGCGGACCGGTTCGGCATACCCGCCGATGCGCTCGTCCCCCTCCTCTTCTCGCTCCGCTACGGTGGCGACTGGAGCTACGCCGCGGATGGTCTCACCGCCATCTCGGCCGTCACGAAGACCACAGTCTACGACGAAGAGAGCCGGACCGGCTACTCGCTTGAGGAGATCTACCTCTTCGTCGACCCGGTCCTCCTGGACCGGGAGGGAACGGTCCACCGGCTCGAGAAGTGCGGCAACGCTCCCGTCCGGCTGCTCGTCAAGCGGCCCTACCGGGTGCGCCTTGCTGCCCGCCGGGCGATCCGGATGACCGTCCACCCGCTCGAGCGGACGATCCGGACCGAAGACCTCGGCGCCGTGGAGATGGCCTTCTCGGGCTCCACCGCCTACGGGATCGACCACGAGATGGAGCACCTCGCCGGGCGGGAGATCCGCGGGGAGGGGCTCAGGATCTTCCGGTTCGGGTGA